Proteins from a single region of Deltaproteobacteria bacterium:
- a CDS encoding glycosyltransferase family 4 protein has translation MTKRICMVAYTHYRSDARPRREATALTQRGDIVDFFSLGNASKLSQEIIDDVNIFNLPAKRYRGSSAIAYIRSYIRFFRQALTLITKHHFTKRYDVVHVHTMPDFMVFVAALIKPLGVKVILDVHDTMPELYQSKFGLRGQHPLIAALVMQERIACAFSDRVICVHEPHRDLLMRRGVDGNKITPILNVPDSKIFGPPRDNPVLSFEPPRIFYHGTIAQRLGLDVALHAFRRVHDCIPTVSFNILGTGDQAEALHSLIADLGLNDAVNFADKQFAVEELPKLLADATIGLVPNRSDPATQMMLPVKLLEYVHLGIPAIAPRLPVIKHYFSEDALAFYEPGNCESMATAIINTIKDQESTNMRRLQASTFARQYQWDNLKHDLYSVIDS, from the coding sequence ATGACCAAGCGTATTTGCATGGTGGCGTATACCCACTATCGTTCTGATGCTCGTCCGCGACGTGAAGCTACAGCATTAACGCAACGAGGTGATATAGTAGATTTTTTTAGCCTTGGTAATGCCAGTAAACTCAGTCAAGAGATAATTGATGACGTTAATATTTTTAATTTGCCTGCGAAACGCTACCGTGGTTCTAGCGCTATTGCATATATAAGAAGTTATATAAGGTTTTTTCGGCAAGCTTTAACATTAATCACTAAACATCATTTTACTAAGCGCTATGATGTTGTGCATGTTCACACCATGCCTGATTTTATGGTTTTTGTAGCTGCATTAATTAAACCGCTTGGTGTCAAAGTCATACTCGATGTTCACGATACTATGCCAGAACTTTACCAATCGAAATTTGGTTTGCGTGGACAACATCCACTTATTGCTGCTTTAGTAATGCAAGAACGTATAGCTTGCGCATTTTCTGACCGTGTTATTTGTGTTCATGAACCTCATCGCGACTTATTGATGCGACGTGGTGTTGATGGCAACAAAATAACACCTATATTAAATGTACCTGACTCTAAAATTTTTGGGCCCCCACGTGATAACCCGGTTTTATCTTTTGAACCACCACGAATTTTTTATCATGGAACTATTGCACAGCGTCTTGGTCTTGATGTGGCGCTACATGCTTTTCGCCGCGTTCATGATTGTATCCCAACGGTTAGCTTTAATATTCTCGGTACTGGTGATCAAGCAGAAGCTCTTCATTCTCTAATTGCTGACTTAGGACTTAATGACGCGGTTAATTTTGCAGATAAACAATTTGCCGTAGAAGAGTTACCTAAACTTCTTGCTGATGCTACTATTGGTTTAGTACCAAATCGTAGTGACCCAGCAACACAAATGATGCTACCGGTTAAGCTTCTTGAATATGTGCATCTTGGTATTCCGGCAATTGCTCCACGCTTACCAGTTATCAAACACTATTTTAGTGAAGATGCTTTAGCATTCTATGAACCAGGTAATTGCGAAAGTATGGCTACGGCTATTATTAATACTATAAAGGATCAGGAAAG